In Bombus pyrosoma isolate SC7728 linkage group LG2, ASM1482585v1, whole genome shotgun sequence, a genomic segment contains:
- the LOC122577763 gene encoding dr1-associated corepressor, with product MPSKKKKYNARFPAGRIKKIMQTDEEIGKVAQPVPIIISRTLELFVHSLLTKSMEITNAKNAKTLSPSHMKQCILSESRFDFLKDLVNSLPDVSGPDEEVPTPPLTPAPMNTNVSNTSTYSPTIQQPDTGFSKQEIGLTNKVKKENENEENSDGTGIYNPGTCNEMVKNTVPQVPEFQMSVPPSFQISQPNFYTEVKPMNLSTNTSNVNTNNQPTSNFAHTATLDEDYDT from the exons ATGccaagtaaaaagaaaaaatataatgcacGTTTTCCAGCA ggcagaataaaaaaaattatgcaaactgatgaagaaattggaaaagttGCACAACCAGTGccgattataattt CTAGAACATTAGAATTGTTTGTACATTCATTACTTACAAAATCCATGGAAATTACAAATGCTAAAAATGCTAAAACTTTGAGTCCTTCTCATAt GAAACAATGTATTTTATCAGAAAGCCgctttgattttttaaaagatttagtAAATTCTTTACCAGATGTATCAGGACCTGATGAGGAAGTACCTACACCACCTCTAACACCTGCTCCAATGAATACAAATGTATCAAATACATCAACTTATTCACCTACAATACAACAGCCAGATACAGG attttcaaaGCAGGAGATTGGATTAACtaataaagtaaagaaagaaaatgaaaatgaagaaaacagTGATGGAACTGGAATATATAATCCAGGTACTTGTAAtgaaatggtaaaaaatacTGTGCCTCAAGTTCCAGAATTTCAAATGTCTGTGCCTCCATCATTTCAAATTAGTCAACctaatttttatacagaagTTAAACCTATGAATTTAAGTACAAATACATCaaatgtaaatacaaataatcaACCAACATCAAATTTTGCTCATACTGCTACTCTGGATGAAGATTATGATACatag
- the LOC122576441 gene encoding deubiquitinase DESI2 gives MMFSSGLSCNLSFPSCLGYPQDNEELIPKMAREPIILNVYDMYWINEYTTPIGLGVFHSGVEIYGTEYAYGGHSKPISGIFEITPRVAEELGEQFRYRQSVHIGYTDFTEEDVTRIVTELGKDFRGDRYHLMNKNCNHFSSQLTLILCGQEIPGWVNRLAYFSSCVPFLQRCLPKEWLTPDALQHSLNQVSHESTSSERVTPFREFMRKGSLS, from the exons ATGATGTTTTCGTCAGGTCTTAGCTGCAATCTATCCTTTCCTAGTTGTCTGGGTTATCCACAGGATAACGAAGAATTAATACCAAAAATGGCTAGAGAGCCAATAATTCTTAATGTTTATGATATG TATTGGATAAATGAATATACTACTCCAATTGGATTGGGTGTATTTCATTCAGGAGTTGAAATATATGGAACAg AATATGCATATGGAGGTCATTCTAAACCAATTtctggaatttttgaaatcacACCAAGAGTTGCCGAAGAATTAGGGGAGCAATTTAGATATAG GCAATCAGTACACATTGGATATACAGATTTCACAGAAGAAGATGTAACTAGGATCGTTACTGAATTAGGAAAAGATTTTAGGGGTGATCGTTACcatttaatgaataaaaattgtaatcatTTTAGTAGTCAACTTACactt ATTTTGTGTGGTCAAGAAATACCGGGTTGGGTAAATCGCCTTGCATATTTCAGTTCTTGTGTACCATTCCTTCAACGTTGTCTACCAAAGGAATGGCTAACGCCCGATGCACTTCAACATTCTCTGAATCAAGTCAGCCATGAAAGTACATCCTCTGAAA GAGTTACACCATTTAGAGAGTTTATGCGCAAAGGAAGTTTATCGTGA